One genomic region from Cucumis melo cultivar AY chromosome 9, USDA_Cmelo_AY_1.0, whole genome shotgun sequence encodes:
- the LOC103482594 gene encoding uncharacterized protein LOC103482594: MAAPFFSTPIQPYVYQSPQDAMIPFQILGGEAQVLQIMLKPQEKVIARPGSMCFMSGSIEMENVFLPENEVGVWHWLFGKSVTSIVLQNSGTSDGYVGIAAPSLARILPIDMAMFGGELLCQPDAFLCSVNDVKVNNTIDHRVRNVVPGVEGFLRQKLSGQGLAFILGGGSVVQKNLEVGEVIAVDISCIVAMTTSIDVQIKYNGPVRRAVFGGENLVTATLTGPGMVFIQSLPFQRLSQRIARAVTSPNMRENPKFFVQLALFFFLAYVVIVSSIILTDV; the protein is encoded by the exons ATGGCTGCTCCGTTCTTCTCAACGCCAATTCAGCCTTATGTTTACCAG AGCCCACAAGATGCAATGATACCTTTTCAGATTTTGGGTGGTGAAGCCCAAGTACTACAG ATTATGCTAAAACCACAAGAGAAGGTTATTGCAAGGCCTG GCTCAATGTGCTTCATGTCTGGGTCTATTGAAATGGAAAATGTTTTTCTCCCCGAAAATGAAGTGGGTGTTTGGCATTGGCTATTTGGCAAGAGTGTCACTAGCATCGTTCTTCAGAATTCTGGTACAAGTGATGGATATGTTGGAATTGCTGCACCTTCTCTTGCCAGGATTCTTCCG ATTGATATGGCGATGTTTGGAGGAGAGCTTCTATGCCAG CCAGATGCATTCCTTTGCTCTGTTAATGATGTGAAGGTTAACAACACAATTGATCATAGAGTACGCAATGTTGTCCCAGGTGTGGAG GGGTTTCTTAGACAGAAGTTATCAGGCCAAGGGCTTGCCTTTATCCTTGGGGGTGGATCTG TTGTACAGAAAAATCTCGAGGTTGGTGAAGTTATAGCAGTGGATATCTCCTGCATTGTGGCTATGACCACCTCAATTGATGTCCAAATCAAATACAATGGTCCTGTGAGAAGAGCAGTATTTGGA GGTGAAAACTTAGTGACAGCCACATTAACAGGACCAGGGATGGTGTTCATACAGAGTTTGCCATTTCAACGACTTTCACAACGCATCGCGAG GGCTGTTACATCCCCAAACATGAGGGAAAATCCAAAGTTTTTCGTTCAGCttgcacttttcttttttctggcGTATGTTGTGATTGTATCTTCAATAATCTTGACAGATGTATGA